The sequence TCCTGTATCTGGTATATTTGTTAAAAGACACGCAGAAGCAGTTTCAAAAACTTGTGATATCACAGTATTATATGCAGTCCGTGATCCAACAATTCAAAAAATTAAAAAAACTAGCCAGATAGAAGATGGCATTCGTGTCTATCGGTTGTATTTACCACTGGATTTATCAAGTAATTTCTCTGTTATTAATAATTTGCGCAATAATGTCTATATTCATATGTTCATGGTGTATAGAAAAATCGTGACCGAAATTGGATCCCATGATATTGTACAAGTGAATGTAATGTCGAATCATTTGATAAATATGGGACTTTTTGCAATATCCCACATTCCGCAGTTTGTTATGTGAAATAATATTTTTCATGATGCGTCCCAAGCAATCGAATAATTTTCCGAATCGTTTTATCCAAATTGAGAACTTTGGTGACGATTCTGCCTTCAATCCGAAGTGAGAGTTCTCTAACTCTTCGAAATAAAAAGAAAATCCAGCGTAATGTTGGTTTTTGAGTTGGTTTACCGGTTTGACTCGGCACTGTTTCATTAGTCTCTTTGAGACTTTTCCGTAACTTGTACTCTGTTACGGCGTATACATATAGACAAAGAACCATGATCATTGCCAAAGCCTGAATTCTCCCAGTATTTTTAAGAAATACGTCAGATACCCGGAACGTTTTATCCTTCAGAAACCTGAATCCTTTTTCGACCTGTGATTGACCTTTATAATAGTTTAACGTGGTTTCAGGATCCAAATCAAGATCATTTGTCGCAATAATAAATCTGCCAAGAATTGACTTTTCTTTTTCTAATTCAGTAAAATTTAGTGAGATATCAGCCTCAATAACATATTTCAGTATGAGCGTTTCATCTTTTCCAGGCCGTCCCCGTTTCTTCTCTAATCGCTCGTGAACTTGTTTTATAGAACAAGTATCAAAAATTACCCACGGGTGTTTCGAAACCCATTCGGCAGCAGCACTTCTGGCATCGGGTTCACAGGCAAAACGTTTACAGGCCAGGTGTTTTAGGGATTTTTGAGCTCGTATGAGTTCTTTCTCTACTTTTTTATCAAAATCCTTCTCTTTTTTTCTTTGTTGTTCACTTGAATGAAAGACAATCCAAGTTTGTCTGACTCCGGCGTAATTGGATGATGAGCAATAGTATGAATAACGACTGTCTTCGCAGGAAGTGAAAGATTCAGAAGTTTTTCGAAGAGACTCAGCTTCAGATATTGTTAAGGGAACACGTGATATCCAGAAGGTATGAAAGCCGAGCGTCTGAAGATTTTCTTCAGTATAGAATGCTGAATCTGCTACATGAATGACTTTTTCTGCAACATTGAGGTTCTTTTTAACTTTCGTTATGATCTCAAGGAGTGCTTTTTTATCAGACTCATTCCCTGAGAATGTCTGAAGAAGAAGAGGAATTCCATGTTGATTGGTTGCCATTCCAAGTGCAAATCGTTTAAGATCCCAGCGACCATCCTTTGGATGACCATGCGTTATCTCAATTTCTTCAGTATTGCTGTCTGAGTCATAGTTTCCATGGACACTAAAGTTGGTAGTATCGTTATTTACTAAATTGATTGCGAATTGGTCTCTTTCAAGGCATTCCGATACAATATGATTGAACATTTCGGTTTCTCCAAACGCATGAATTGCATCTAAAGTCCGACCCAGAAGATCATCATTCAATTGTGTTGGAGTGATCTCCTTGTTAAAAAGACGAGTGAGGGAGATATCGGTAAAAAATGCAGGAAAAAGA comes from Methanospirillum hungatei and encodes:
- a CDS encoding IS1634 family transposase is translated as MDFDDIFVSDSDRTIGHLGLVAGSYDELNIGQIIDNFIPKTGPHHLTHGDIVKAMVINGLGYIERRLYLFPAFFTDISLTRLFNKEITPTQLNDDLLGRTLDAIHAFGETEMFNHIVSECLERDQFAINLVNNDTTNFSVHGNYDSDSNTEEIEITHGHPKDGRWDLKRFALGMATNQHGIPLLLQTFSGNESDKKALLEIITKVKKNLNVAEKVIHVADSAFYTEENLQTLGFHTFWISRVPLTISEAESLRKTSESFTSCEDSRYSYYCSSSNYAGVRQTWIVFHSSEQQRKKEKDFDKKVEKELIRAQKSLKHLACKRFACEPDARSAAAEWVSKHPWVIFDTCSIKQVHERLEKKRGRPGKDETLILKYVIEADISLNFTELEKEKSILGRFIIATNDLDLDPETTLNYYKGQSQVEKGFRFLKDKTFRVSDVFLKNTGRIQALAMIMVLCLYVYAVTEYKLRKSLKETNETVPSQTGKPTQKPTLRWIFFLFRRVRELSLRIEGRIVTKVLNLDKTIRKIIRLLGTHHEKYYFT